The genomic DNA TCCTACAACTGCCATACAGAATATCGCTACTCCAAACTGCTCTTGTGCTACAGCAATAATACTAAACGCTCCAAATGCAATAGCCGCTGTTCCTGATAATAAACCATCTAAACCGTCAGTTAAGTTAACTGCATTTGATCCACCAATAAGCATAAATAGTACAAGTACAAAATAAGCCCAACCTAATTCAAACTTAACATCCGTTCCCGGAATCATGATGTATGTGTGGAACGCTTGCCCTTTTCCAATTAAAAAGAATGCAATAGCAATAACAAGCTGACCTACTAATTTTTGTTTTGATGTTAAACCAAGGTTTCTCTTCTTAACTACCTTTATGTAGTCATCTAAAAATCCAATTAATCCGTAACCAAATGTCACTAATAATAATAACGAAACCTCTGCACCTAAATGATTAAACTTAATCGCCATAATAAGTGAAGTTACCATCATAGATACATATATGACAATACCACCCATTGTTGGAGTCCCTGATTTTTTTTGATGTGACTTTGGTCCCTCATCACGAATGCTCTGTCCGAACTTTAATTTCCTTAAAAATGGAATAAACAATGGCGAAAGGGCAACAGAAATTAAGAATGCTACCCCAGCCGTTACTAATAAACCTTGCTCAAGCACATGTAGTCCTCCTCTCATGTTGTTACTCTTCGTTGTTTAAACGCTCTGTAATTGCTTCTTTAGCGACTTCACGATCGTCAAAATGATGAACGTCTTTTCCAATAATTTGATACGTTTCATGACCTTTACCAGCAATAATAATGATGTCTTCAGCTTTCGCGTTAGCAATTGCATGGTATATCGCTTCTTTTCTATCAATAATCACTTCATAATTATTCCCATTTGCACCCTGTACCATATCATCTAAAATAGCCCCCGGCTCTTCACTTCTTGGATTATCTGAAGTGTAAATTGCATGAGTTGCATATTTTGTTGCGACACTTGCCATGATTGGTCTCTTTGTACGATCTCTATCACCGCCACAACCGACGATACAATATACGTCACCTTTTGCAAACTGTTTTGCTGTTTTCAATACATTCTCTAAGCTATCTGGCGTATGTGCATAATCAACAATAACTGTATAATTTTGTCCACCATCAACCACTTCAAAACGTCCTGGAACTCCAGCTAGATTCTTTATCACATCAATGACCGTTTCTAAACTTACACCGGAAACAAGTCCTGCCGCTGTTGCCGCTAGTACGTTATATACATTAAATTTCCCAATCAATTTCATCGTAACATTTACACTTTCATACGGTGTTACAAGCGTAAACGTAGTTCCACCACTCGTCATAACGATATCTTTGGCCATAATATCACTTGTTGTATCAATTCCATACGTTACAACAGTTGCTGCAGTACTTCTCATGTACTCCTCTGTTACAGCATCATCGTTATTCAGTACCGCGTACTTTTCACGATTATGGTTATAACTATTGCCAAGTTGTGCAAATAACAACCCTTTTGCATGTTTATATTCTTCCATCGTTTTATGATAGTCTAAATGATCTTGTGTTAAATTTGTAAACACTGCTACATCGTAATCACATCCGTGTACACGACCAAGATCTAAAGCATGCGACGAAACTTCCATTACTGTGCTATCCACACTGTGTTCAACCATTTTTGAAAACGTCTGTTGAAGTGTTAGTGCATCTGGCGTTGTATTTTTCACCTCAAATGTTTCATCACCGATTTTCATATTAATCGTTCCAATTAGCCCTGTTTTATGACCATGTGCGCGCATAATCTCATCCATAATATGCGATGTTGTTGTCTTTCCATTTGTACCTGTAATTCCGATTAAATGTAACTTGTGCGTTGGTTGACCATAAAAATAATCAGCTAAAACCGCTAACGAACGAAAAGTATTTTTCACAAGTACAACTGGAACGTCAACATCAATTGGTCTTTCCGCAACAATAGCAGCCGCTCCTTGTGCCGCTGCTTGCTTAGCAAAATCATGGCTATCAACCGTATACCCTTTCATACATACAAATAAGCTTCCTTCTTTCACTTTACGTGAATCAGCTTCTATAGATGTAATTTCTGGATTTTCTTTTGGAACAACTGGAAAATCATGCAAACATGATACAAGTGTATGCAACTTCATTTCACTAAACCCTCTCTACATTGTGTATTTATCTCTTTTTTTAATAAGCAACACGCTACCTCCTAATTATGTGAAATAGGAGGTAGGTGCTACTGTGTCTAATAAATAGACCTATTTATAACTGAAACCCTTACGGCCTCAAATTAAGTAACTCTTCTATAAAGAACTCACTTCCACCAATTGTACCATAAAACGTACTAGGTTACCTTTAATTCCCGAAGTAAATTCTAATTTTTGAGCCTTCTTTCACTTTAGCTCCTGCTTCTGGGGATTGTTTAATGACTTTCTCTCCATCTCCACTTATATCAAGCTTCAAATCGACGAGTTGCGTCTGTAAGTCTTTCTTTTTCATACCAATTAAATTCGGAACTTCCACAGTTGGTATATCGCCCCATTTATATTCTCTCTCAACTTGTTCTTTTCTCGGTTTCACTCCCATAACAGGAAGTGCATCCCGAAGAATATTCCCAACAATTGGAGCTGCTACTACTCCACCAAATTGCGTTACACCTTTCGGATTATCAACAGCAACATAGACAACAATTTCCGGATCATCTGCTGGAGCAAAGCCGATAAAAGATACTATATAATTATTCTCTAAATATTTACCATCTTTCACCTTTTGAGCCGTACCTGTTTTTCCACCTACACGATACCCATCAATGAAAGCACCTTTACCAGATCCCTTTGCTACAACATTCTCTAATGCATACCGAACTTTTTCTGAAGTTTCCTTGGAAATAACTTTTCTTTTTTCCACAGGTGTCTTTTTACTTACAACTTGATTATTTTTCGGATCAATAAATTCTTTAGCTATATACGGTTGATACAATGTTCCACCATTTACAGCCGCTGCTACTGCTGCTACTTGTTGAATTGGTGTTACAGAAACGCCTTGACCGAATGAAGTGGTTGCTTGTTCGACCGGACCGACTTTATCTAAATTAAATAAAATCCCACTACCTTCACCTTGCAAATCGATTCCGGTTTTCTGCCCAAAACCGAAATTACGAATGTATTTAAACAATCGGTCTTTACCAAGACGATCACCCAGTTCAATAAATCCCGGGTTACAAGAGTTTTGAACTACTTCTAAAAACGTTTGGCTACCATGGCCTCCCGCTTTCCAGCATTTCAATCTAGCTCCACCAACTTCAGCTGCTCCATCATCATAAAACGTATCTTTCTCTAAGTCTACTAAATTTTCATTCAAGGCTGCGGCTAACGTAATGATCTTAAATGTTGAACCAGGCTCATACGTACTCCATACCGGTAAATTTCTATTATACACTTCTGGAGAAACACTTTGAAAATCCGCTGGATCAAAGCTCGGCCGACTCGACATACCTAAAATTTCACCATTTTTCGGATTCATTGCGATCGCAATCATACCATCTGGATTATATGTCGACTCTGCAATATTCATTTCTCTTTCCATAATTCTATTAATACGTGCATCAATTGTTAAACCTAAATTCAAACCAGCTTCTGGTTTTTTGAAATCATCGCCAACATTAGGCATCCTTTGTCCTTTTGCATCCGCAAAAAAACGCACATGACCATCATCACCATTTAGCTCTTTATCATAATATTTTTCTAGTCCCATAAGACCTTGGTTATCACTACCTGCAAACCCTAATACGTGTGATAGAAAGTTTCCAAATGGATAGTACCGGATAGAGTCCTCTGCGATATAAACACCTTTCAAACTTAATCCTCGTACCTCTTTCGCTTTATCATGTGATATTTTCCTTCCGCCTTTATCTAACCTTACAATCGATTCTTTTTTTGTAATTCGCTTATAAACCTCATCTTTTTCCACACCTAATACTGCAGCTAACTTCTCTGCAGTCTCTGCTGGTTTTTCAATTTGCCTCGGTACAACAAAGACAGTTGGGGCACTTTTATTTGTGGCAAGTTCCACACCATTTCGGTCTAAAATTTTCCCACGTTCAGGTTCAAAAGTAATATTACGACTCCATGAATCCTTCGCACGATCCGTTAACATATTGCCAAGAAAAAATTGCACATATCCAAGACGAATATCGATGATAGTGAAAATAAGTATACCTGATATGAGTATAAAAATAAGTCGTTTTCTAACTGTTACATTTGATACACGCATATTGGAACAAGCCTCCCTTACGCCTAGCTTGTTCCAAATATATGCTTGTACTTATTTAATTAGAACTTCTTCTCTTTTACCATTACGGTTTTTCTGCTTCTTGTTGTGGTTCAAGTGGCGGTACAAGTGTTACCCCTAACTCTGTACCAGGTTGTAACAATGTTCCTTCTGCCACACTTTGTTCGGTTACATATCCGGTACCAGTAGGTTTTAGGTTAAGCTTTAATGTTTTTGCTAAATTCATAACATCACGCAGTGCCCAGCCTTGTATATTTGGCATTGTAGGTTTATCTCCTACTAAGAAAACTCGGTCACCCTTCAATGTTTGCTCAGTCGCTTTCGGTACTTGTTGCTGTACTTTCCCTTCACCTAATACGATTGGACGAAGTTTTGCCTTTTCAATGGCTTTTTTCGCTTCTTCCATCGTTTTTTCTGTTACATCCGGAACAGCAGTTTGCTGCTCTTTCACATATTTCTTCGGATCTTTCACTTCATTAGGCTTAATCTTTAAATACTCTAAACTATTTTTTGTTACATATTTAAAAATATCAGCTAAAGGCTGTGCGCCATTCTCATCATCTTTCAATTTTGGCTGTTTAACAGCTACATACACAACAAGTTGTGGATCGTCCATAGGTGCCATCCCTAAGAATGAGAATATATAATTCTCTCTTCCTGTCATATAGCCACCTTTTCCATCCGGAATTTGTGCTGTCCCCGTTTTACCACCAACTGAATATCCATCGACTTTATAAGCGGTTCCTGTTCCTTTCGGCGATGTAACAACGCGTTCTAATAACTGTCTTACTTGCGCTGCTGTTTCTTTTGTAACAGGTTTTCCCACTTCTTCTGGCTTATGTTCTAATTTTACTTCTCCTGTTATTGGATCTACAATTTTATCAATTGTATAAGGCTTCATCATTTTCCCATCATTTGCAATAGCAGTTGCAGCTTGTACAAGCTGAATTGGTGTTACAGTAGAACCTTGTCCAAAAGCTGTTGTTACCTGCTGTATTTGCTGCTCGAATACAATGGTATTTGAACCTTCACCAGGTAAATCAATATTCGTTTTTTCATCTAATCCAAAGCTATGAATATATTTCCGGAAACGTTCTGGACCAAGTTTTTGATCCCCTAAAATTGCAAACGCTACGTTGGAAGAACGCTCTACCCCTTCATCAAACGTGATAGATCCCCATCCAGCACCGCCGTTATGATCTTTTATTTTTCGGTTCCCGACAGGATATGTACCAGACTGATAATAATCTTGTCCCTTATACACACCTTCATTAATAGCTGCTGCTAGCGTGAAAATTTTCATTGTTGATCCAGGTTCAAATGCATTTGCAATTGCGTCATTGAAGAAATATTCAATTTGACGATCATTTGGATCATAACTAGGTTTACTAGACATCCCTAATATTTTTCCTGTTTTTGGATCCGCAACAATCCCTATTAAATTTTCTGGTTCATAATGTTTACTCGCTTCTTTCATCGCATCTTCTAAATAACTTTGAATACGTTGATCTATCGTTAAATACGCGTTATCTCCGTTTTTAGGTGCCTCTACGTTCACTTTTCCACCATCTAGCGATACACCCTTACGATCCCCTGTATAAGCTACTTTCCCGTTAGAAGCACTTAAATATTTATCCAAACTTTGTTCTAAGCCAAATTGACCTACCGAGGTTCCCTTTTCATTCGGCTTCGCATGACCTATAACGTAAGATGCAAAATCACCGTTTGGATACACTCTTGCATTTTCAGTAATAAAAGATATTCCCGGTAATTTCAATGCTTCTATTTGTTCTTTCTGTTCTTTCGTCAAATCTTTACCTAGCGTTCCAAATTCGACTTGACTTTTATCTTTTTTATTTAATGTAGCTAAAATCTTCTCTTCATCTTTTCCGAGTACTCCCGCAATTTTCTTTGCAGTGTCCTCTTTATTCTCAACCGGCTTCGCACCTTTTAGTTCCGCTACAAGTTTATAAGAGTTTGCATCTTGCGCTAACACATGACCGTTTTGATCATAAATCGTCCCGCGGTTTGCTTCCAGTACTCCTGTTTTACTATGTTTTTGCTTAGCAAGTTCATTCAAATCCTGATTATGCACTGTTCCTGTCGCTTGTATGTAAAAAAATCGGGCTAATAACAGCAAAAAGAGCAGGAGGAATAAAATCATAAAATACCCTGCTCCCTTATTGGTATGAAATTTAGTCATATTTCTATTCATTTTCCCTTCACACCTATTGCCTTATTTGAGGCCTTTCACATTATTCGCATTAATTTCTAGCCCATGTTTTTTTGCAACTTCAGCGATTCGTTCATAACGACTTAACTTCTCTACTTCAGCCTGTAATTCTTGATTTTCTTTTTGTTGCTGCACAATTTTTTGTTCTATCGTCGCTGCTTCTACATTAACTTGATAAAGGCCTGCTTTATTTCCAATAAACGCTACACAGGCATACAATAAAAAGCCAATAAACGCTACATACAACAGTTTTTCGATTCTTGTAATCTTCGCTTTAGCTTTTGGCTGGGCCATCTGCTGTGGGGGCGTTTGAATCTGTACCTCTTCTTGCGCTTGTTGTTTGTACTTTACAGCTAAGTTACTCATACCTCTCTCCCCTTTTTATCGTTTTTCAGCGATTCTCAATTTCGCAGAACGCGCTCGATTATTTTCTTCTAACTCTATATCAGAAGGTAAAATCGGTTTTCTTGTAATAAGCTTTAATTTCGGTTTAAATTCATCAGGAATAATTGGTAATCCTGGCGGCAATTGTGGCGTTGTACTATTTCTCTTAAACGTTGTTTTACAAATACGATCTTCTAAAGAATGGAATGTTATAACACTAACCCTTCCACCTGGCTTAACCATCTCAATTGCAGATTCCAACGCTTCCTCAAATACTTTCAATTCATCATTTACAGCAATACGGATTGCTTGGAACACTCGCTTCGCAGGATGTCCGCCCGTTCTACGAGCAGGAGCTGGAATCCCCTCTTTAATTAGTTCTACTAATTCTCCTGTCGTTTCAATAGCTTTATTCTCACGATATGCTTCAATTTTTCTTGCTATTTGTTTTGAAAATTTCTCTTCACCATACTGGAAGAAAATTCTTACAAGTTGTTCATATGACCAGCTATTTACAACATCATATGCTGTTAATGGGGCATCTTGATCCATTCGCATATCTAACGGTGCATCATGATGATAGCTAAAGCCACGCTCTGGTGTATCTAATTGTGGAGATGAAACTCCTAAATCAAATAAAATACCGTCTACTTCTGTTATACCTAATTCGTGTAGTTTTTCAGATAAATAACGAAAATTACTCTTTACTGTTATGAATTGCTCACCGTATGAAGAAAATTTTTCTTTCGCATTTTGAATTGCTATCTCATCTTGATCAAACGCGATTAATTTTCCACCTTCAGTTAATTGGGATAATAAATAAGAACTATGTCCTCCTCCCCCCAGTGTACAATCTACATATGTACCATCTGGCTTTATATCTAAGCCGTCTACTGTTTCCTTCAAAAGCACTGTTACGTGTTTAAACATTGTTGCACCTACTCTTTTTCCAATTAATTATGTTGAATGCATCTCCTCCTCTAAACGCATATTTCACGATTAGAGAACGACATACTATGAAAGAACGACTCATTTAACTTGCCTACAAAGGCAGCATACTATACAAATCGCTATTTTCTTTTATTATATACTAAATTTTATCATCTTTTGCGGGAATTTAAACAAAAAACTGTCGAAAAAGATAATAATACGTTTACATTTTGTGCTATTTTGTCATATATTTAAGTATCCTGCATAATTACGATATTCACCATTTTCAGATTGATAATTCAGAAAAATTTCACTTCACAGTAAATTCAACGAGATAAAAATAAAATCCTGCTCCGAAGAGCAAGATTCTATAGTTTTATCACATGATGTTTTCCATCCCAAGAAAACGTTTTTTCCATTACACGATCAATGAAATCCAAGCCGAACTGATTTAAATAGTAACATACATTCCACACTCGCTCTTGCGGCGCTTCTAATGGACGAAGTGCAAATTGTATGCGGCGGAATTTATTTAGCTGTACTTCATGTTTTTTCTCAACATTTCTTTTCAACATTCTTTCCAACAGCTCAATTTGTTCATTAATTTTGAATTCATTTTTCCCTGCAAACCCACTTAACCCCGGATCTATTTTCTTCACAAACTGTTGTAATGACGCATGAATATCCATTATTTCTTTTTTCGCCTCTACAAATCGTTCATCTATCGGTTCCTCTATTTGATTAGATAGCCAGTTTTCACGCAAATTATCTATGTTATTTACAAACGGATCACTCTCTTGCAATTGTAAATCGTGTAAATCTGTCGCTATATCCCTCTCTATATAAGTGATTGTAATACGCGGAACGACAGGTGGCATTCGGAAACCGATAGTATGGAAGACTTGTTGCAATTCACTCCAATAAGCTAATTCCCCCGGACCTCCAATAAACGCCAGCGTAGGGAATACATACTCTTGCATAAGAGGGCGCGTTACAACATTATTACTAAAACGTTCCGGGCTTCTTTCCATCTCTTCAATCAATTCTTCATACGAAAAGGAATACGCTCCATCTTTCCCAACAAACTTCCCTTGATCGTCTTCAAGTAACACTCGCTCGTCATCAATTTCCATGAATATATGCACTGCATTAGACTTCGTTTCAATAATCGGTTTATATCCTAATTCTTTAATTACTTCCTGTTGGTTATGAAGCCCCTCTTGCACTTCTTTATACTTACCTACAATTTGTTTGAAAAACGGCAATTCTAATTTTCTTAATTCTGGATGATGCGAATCGACAAGAATTAAACCAGAATTCACGAACATTTGCATAATAAGATGAGCAAAGAAATCTACATACGTATTCGATTTCCCCAAAGAATCATCAATAAATTGCAGTACATCCTTTGTAAAATTCGTTTCAGGGTATGTTTTGAAAATTTCTTCAATCCACTTTCTACAGTCTTCCAGAGAAAGCTCGGACTCTGAAGCACTCGCTTTTTTCGGATTACGATCATGAAAAATAGTCTTTTTTATTTTTTTATTCTTCGTTACAAAAGTATGATTAATTTCATCCATATCATGGTCTTCACCAGCAATCCAGAAAACAGGAACAACTTTAACACCTAAACTTTCTTCCTTTTCCCTCGCAAGCTGTAAAACTGAAATAATTTTATGAATTGTATAAAGTGGTCCAGTTAATAACCCGGCTTGTTGTCCAGCTATAACAACATATGTATTTTCATCTCCAAGCGCTTTTACATTTTGAATTGTAGCTTCTCCCGCTTGTAATTTTGTATTATATTCTAATAAATGCGCTACTAAATCTTGGCGGAAAAACTCCCTCTCACGCAAATCTTGTACACGCTGTTTAAAAGCATCTTCTGTTAACATATAATCAAAACACGACTGTATCTCTTTTTTACCGTTCATATAGTCCGCTACAACACCTTGTTGCGGAACAGAGATTTCTTTTATCTCCATATAATTCTTCCTTTCGTATCCTGTTCTCTCACCAATCCACATTGTAGTCAATGTTTCACGTAAAAGCAAAGAATTACACTTATACTTTTACTTCTAATCCTTTTATTGCATCGAATAAAAATTGAAGTGTCGGAACGGATTGTTGTTGTTTCTTAGCTTCTTCTAATACATATCCAACAATCGCACCAATTTCCGTTTGTCTATTCGCTCTTACATCCGCTAGCATAGACGATGTATTATGAGACGTTCTTTCACATACGTGACGTACCATTTCCCATACCATTTCTTTTTCTTCTTTAACAAGAAAAACGACTTCCTGAAACACTTGCTCCATCATCCGATGAAAAAATGGGTTCGTAATCAGCTCTCCGTTCTGGACTTGTAATAATGCTGTCAACGGATTGATACATACATTAACTACTAATTTTTTATGCATAACATCCTTCCAATCATCTTCTATTCGAATCGGAAAATGAGGAAAAGGAAAGCAATTAAATATTTTTTCAAAATGTATAGACCGGCCGTGCACGATTCCAAACTTCGTTACACCTATCCCTGTATGATAAACGGTATGTCTTTCTTCTTTTTTTGCACCATGCTCTACAATTCCAACTGCAATATTTTCATTCCCTATTTTCTGCATAGCATGAAGGTGCGACATTCCGTTTTGTAAAAAGATTAATGAGGATTCCCCTCGTACAAAAGGTAGTATGTCAGTTATATGATATTGCTTAACAGCAATAAATATATAATCTAGCTGCTGGTCTAGCATGCTTTCTATTGATAAAACAGGCGGGAATACCGTTTCACGTTTCCCCTCCCTAATACAAGTTATACCCGTTGCATTCAATTCCTCAGCCTGTTTAGCTGTCCTTGTAAACAACGTAACATCTTGATTACTTTTTTGTAAATAAAATGCATACAATAGACCGATAGCTCCTGGTCCCACAACTCCGATTTTCATTTTCACACAAGGAACTCATATGAACACGATATATAAGTCCCTTTCCCTCCCCCTTTTTATCACGCAAACGTCCACTTGGTGCGGAATAATAATTTAACTAAGGACAAACAAATTCCACCTATGAAAGTTTTACTTTATCTTCCTAAATTACATTAACACAGTTTACAACTTCATTGCTCTTTACTAAACAAATGCAATCTCATCTTTCAATATGTATATACTACTTATTAATATGCTTCTACTCTTAGTTTAACAAATCCTCAAAAAAATAATAAAAGAAATATACTATCATCTTCATAAAAATAAAAAAATGAGTTATAATATAATTATAAATATTTTTACTTTTCTGCATTCAACGAGACAAGAAAAGGATGTGATGTTATGGGATTCCCAAAAGTTGAGCGCTTGCTCATCAATTATAAAACATTAGACGAATTTAAAAAATTTAAAGGTTGCGGAGCTCAAGAACTATCCATGTTAGAAGAATTACAAGCAAACATTATCGAAAACGATAGTGAATCTCCATTTTACGGTATTTATTATGGTGGATCACTAATTGCACGTATGAGTTTATATATGAAAAGGAACGGCGGGGAACCATTCGAAATTACAGGTACTTACCTAGAACTCTATAAACTTGAAGTGTTACCAACTTTCCAAAAACAAGGATTCGGAGAAATGCTTGTAAATTATGCGAAGGGGCTACAATTCCCGATTAAAACGATCGCACGTATCCATTCAGCTGGTTTTTGGGATAAATTAAATTTCCAACCTATATCAGTACCTGATGGTGATTTTTATGTTTGGCAACCAGAAACAAATTTGAATGCGGTTACAAATGAAGAATCTGCATAAGAAATAAAAAAAACAGCTACATAGCAGCTGTTTTTTTATTTCTTTAACTTCTCTAATTTCCCATTTGACCGAACACTATTTCTTTCTGCTACTATTACACTTCTTTTTTGATCGATATAATCGAGCAATGTTCTATATTCTTCCTCATATACT from Bacillus basilensis includes the following:
- the bshC gene encoding bacillithiol biosynthesis cysteine-adding enzyme BshC produces the protein MEIKEISVPQQGVVADYMNGKKEIQSCFDYMLTEDAFKQRVQDLREREFFRQDLVAHLLEYNTKLQAGEATIQNVKALGDENTYVVIAGQQAGLLTGPLYTIHKIISVLQLAREKEESLGVKVVPVFWIAGEDHDMDEINHTFVTKNKKIKKTIFHDRNPKKASASESELSLEDCRKWIEEIFKTYPETNFTKDVLQFIDDSLGKSNTYVDFFAHLIMQMFVNSGLILVDSHHPELRKLELPFFKQIVGKYKEVQEGLHNQQEVIKELGYKPIIETKSNAVHIFMEIDDERVLLEDDQGKFVGKDGAYSFSYEELIEEMERSPERFSNNVVTRPLMQEYVFPTLAFIGGPGELAYWSELQQVFHTIGFRMPPVVPRITITYIERDIATDLHDLQLQESDPFVNNIDNLRENWLSNQIEEPIDERFVEAKKEIMDIHASLQQFVKKIDPGLSGFAGKNEFKINEQIELLERMLKRNVEKKHEVQLNKFRRIQFALRPLEAPQERVWNVCYYLNQFGLDFIDRVMEKTFSWDGKHHVIKL
- a CDS encoding N-acetyltransferase; protein product: MGFPKVERLLINYKTLDEFKKFKGCGAQELSMLEELQANIIENDSESPFYGIYYGGSLIARMSLYMKRNGGEPFEITGTYLELYKLEVLPTFQKQGFGEMLVNYAKGLQFPIKTIARIHSAGFWDKLNFQPISVPDGDFYVWQPETNLNAVTNEESA
- the panE gene encoding 2-dehydropantoate 2-reductase, whose amino-acid sequence is MKMKIGVVGPGAIGLLYAFYLQKSNQDVTLFTRTAKQAEELNATGITCIREGKRETVFPPVLSIESMLDQQLDYIFIAVKQYHITDILPFVRGESSLIFLQNGMSHLHAMQKIGNENIAVGIVEHGAKKEERHTVYHTGIGVTKFGIVHGRSIHFEKIFNCFPFPHFPIRIEDDWKDVMHKKLVVNVCINPLTALLQVQNGELITNPFFHRMMEQVFQEVVFLVKEEKEMVWEMVRHVCERTSHNTSSMLADVRANRQTEIGAIVGYVLEEAKKQQQSVPTLQFLFDAIKGLEVKV
- a CDS encoding penicillin-binding protein; this encodes MILFLLLFLLLLARFFYIQATGTVHNQDLNELAKQKHSKTGVLEANRGTIYDQNGHVLAQDANSYKLVAELKGAKPVENKEDTAKKIAGVLGKDEEKILATLNKKDKSQVEFGTLGKDLTKEQKEQIEALKLPGISFITENARVYPNGDFASYVIGHAKPNEKGTSVGQFGLEQSLDKYLSASNGKVAYTGDRKGVSLDGGKVNVEAPKNGDNAYLTIDQRIQSYLEDAMKEASKHYEPENLIGIVADPKTGKILGMSSKPSYDPNDRQIEYFFNDAIANAFEPGSTMKIFTLAAAINEGVYKGQDYYQSGTYPVGNRKIKDHNGGAGWGSITFDEGVERSSNVAFAILGDQKLGPERFRKYIHSFGLDEKTNIDLPGEGSNTIVFEQQIQQVTTAFGQGSTVTPIQLVQAATAIANDGKMMKPYTIDKIVDPITGEVKLEHKPEEVGKPVTKETAAQVRQLLERVVTSPKGTGTAYKVDGYSVGGKTGTAQIPDGKGGYMTGRENYIFSFLGMAPMDDPQLVVYVAVKQPKLKDDENGAQPLADIFKYVTKNSLEYLKIKPNEVKDPKKYVKEQQTAVPDVTEKTMEEAKKAIEKAKLRPIVLGEGKVQQQVPKATEQTLKGDRVFLVGDKPTMPNIQGWALRDVMNLAKTLKLNLKPTGTGYVTEQSVAEGTLLQPGTELGVTLVPPLEPQQEAEKP
- a CDS encoding stage V sporulation protein D, with protein sequence MRVSNVTVRKRLIFILISGILIFTIIDIRLGYVQFFLGNMLTDRAKDSWSRNITFEPERGKILDRNGVELATNKSAPTVFVVPRQIEKPAETAEKLAAVLGVEKDEVYKRITKKESIVRLDKGGRKISHDKAKEVRGLSLKGVYIAEDSIRYYPFGNFLSHVLGFAGSDNQGLMGLEKYYDKELNGDDGHVRFFADAKGQRMPNVGDDFKKPEAGLNLGLTIDARINRIMEREMNIAESTYNPDGMIAIAMNPKNGEILGMSSRPSFDPADFQSVSPEVYNRNLPVWSTYEPGSTFKIITLAAALNENLVDLEKDTFYDDGAAEVGGARLKCWKAGGHGSQTFLEVVQNSCNPGFIELGDRLGKDRLFKYIRNFGFGQKTGIDLQGEGSGILFNLDKVGPVEQATTSFGQGVSVTPIQQVAAVAAAVNGGTLYQPYIAKEFIDPKNNQVVSKKTPVEKRKVISKETSEKVRYALENVVAKGSGKGAFIDGYRVGGKTGTAQKVKDGKYLENNYIVSFIGFAPADDPEIVVYVAVDNPKGVTQFGGVVAAPIVGNILRDALPVMGVKPRKEQVEREYKWGDIPTVEVPNLIGMKKKDLQTQLVDLKLDISGDGEKVIKQSPEAGAKVKEGSKIRIYFGN
- the ftsL gene encoding cell division protein FtsL codes for the protein MSNLAVKYKQQAQEEVQIQTPPQQMAQPKAKAKITRIEKLLYVAFIGFLLYACVAFIGNKAGLYQVNVEAATIEQKIVQQQKENQELQAEVEKLSRYERIAEVAKKHGLEINANNVKGLK
- the rsmH gene encoding 16S rRNA (cytosine(1402)-N(4))-methyltransferase RsmH, whose translation is MFKHVTVLLKETVDGLDIKPDGTYVDCTLGGGGHSSYLLSQLTEGGKLIAFDQDEIAIQNAKEKFSSYGEQFITVKSNFRYLSEKLHELGITEVDGILFDLGVSSPQLDTPERGFSYHHDAPLDMRMDQDAPLTAYDVVNSWSYEQLVRIFFQYGEEKFSKQIARKIEAYRENKAIETTGELVELIKEGIPAPARRTGGHPAKRVFQAIRIAVNDELKVFEEALESAIEMVKPGGRVSVITFHSLEDRICKTTFKRNSTTPQLPPGLPIIPDEFKPKLKLITRKPILPSDIELEENNRARSAKLRIAEKR
- the murE gene encoding UDP-N-acetylmuramoyl-L-alanyl-D-glutamate--2,6-diaminopimelate ligase produces the protein MKLHTLVSCLHDFPVVPKENPEITSIEADSRKVKEGSLFVCMKGYTVDSHDFAKQAAAQGAAAIVAERPIDVDVPVVLVKNTFRSLAVLADYFYGQPTHKLHLIGITGTNGKTTTSHIMDEIMRAHGHKTGLIGTINMKIGDETFEVKNTTPDALTLQQTFSKMVEHSVDSTVMEVSSHALDLGRVHGCDYDVAVFTNLTQDHLDYHKTMEEYKHAKGLLFAQLGNSYNHNREKYAVLNNDDAVTEEYMRSTAATVVTYGIDTTSDIMAKDIVMTSGGTTFTLVTPYESVNVTMKLIGKFNVYNVLAATAAGLVSGVSLETVIDVIKNLAGVPGRFEVVDGGQNYTVIVDYAHTPDSLENVLKTAKQFAKGDVYCIVGCGGDRDRTKRPIMASVATKYATHAIYTSDNPRSEEPGAILDDMVQGANGNNYEVIIDRKEAIYHAIANAKAEDIIIIAGKGHETYQIIGKDVHHFDDREVAKEAITERLNNEE
- the mraY gene encoding phospho-N-acetylmuramoyl-pentapeptide-transferase, coding for MLEQGLLVTAGVAFLISVALSPLFIPFLRKLKFGQSIRDEGPKSHQKKSGTPTMGGIVIYVSMMVTSLIMAIKFNHLGAEVSLLLLVTFGYGLIGFLDDYIKVVKKRNLGLTSKQKLVGQLVIAIAFFLIGKGQAFHTYIMIPGTDVKFELGWAYFVLVLFMLIGGSNAVNLTDGLDGLLSGTAAIAFGAFSIIAVAQEQFGVAIFCMAVVGAVLGFLVFNANPAKVFMGDTGSLALGGAIAAVAILLKQELLLVIIGGVFVMETLSVIIQVISFKTTGKRVFKMSPLHHHYELCGWSEWRVVVTFWSVGFLLAVLGIYIGVWM